From the genome of Papaver somniferum cultivar HN1 chromosome 2, ASM357369v1, whole genome shotgun sequence, one region includes:
- the LOC113352112 gene encoding uncharacterized protein LOC113352112, protein MKDLGPLQYFLGLEVQPTDTGLFLHQHKYTRDLISLAGLQDGRSVDTPLEVNVKYRRDDGDFLSDPSLYRRLVGSLNYLTITRPDISFAVQQVSQFMQAPTHIHLAAVCRIIRYLQGTSDKGIFFPVGTSIRLDAYSDADWAGCSDTRRSITGWCMFLGDSLVSWKSKKQQRIYKSSTESEYRAMSSTCSEIIWLRGLLGDLAFSQAEPTQLHADNTSAIQIVANTVFHERTKHIEVDCHSIREAYDSRVISLPHINTSLQTADVFTKALSRKRHQFLVEKLMLHNHPASI, encoded by the coding sequence atgaaggatttaggtCCTTTGCAATATTTTTTGGGTCTTGAAGTTCAGCCGACAGACACTGGTCTTTTTTTACACCAACATAAATATACTCGAGATCTTATTTCTTTGGCTGGACTACAAGATGGTCGCTCAGTTGACACTCCTTTAGAGGTAAATGTCAAATATCGTCGGGATGATGGTGATTTTCTTTCTGATCCTTCTTTGTATCGTAGATTGGTGGGAAGCCTCAATTATTTGACGATTACAAGGCCAGATATTTCATTTGCTGTTCAACAAGTTAGTCAATTTATGCAAGCACCTACACACATCCATCTAGCTGCTGTTTGTCGCATTATTCGCTATTTGCAAGGCACTTCTGATAAAGGTATCTTCTTTCCTGTGGGTACTTCCATTCGTTTAGATGCATATAGTGATGCAGACTGGGCTGGTTGTTCAGATACTCGACGTTCTATTACCGGCTGGTGTATGTTTCTTGGTGACTCTCTTGTATCATGGAAGAGCAAAAAGCAGCAACGAATATATAAATCTTCAACTGAGTCTGAGTATCGTGCTATGTCCTCTACATGCTCAGAAATTATTTGGCTTCGTGGTCTCTTGGGTGACCTTGCCTTCTCTCAAGCCGAGCCTACTCAACTTCATGCAGATAATACCAGTGCCATCCAAATTGTCGCAAATACAGTATTTCATGAACGTACAAAACACATTGAAGTGGATTGTCATTCTATTCGTGAAGCATATGATAGTCGTGTTATTTCACTTCCTCATATCAATACTTCTCTTCAAACAGCTGATGTTTTCACGAAGGCTCTTTCAAGAAAACGTCATCAGTTCTTGGTTGAAAAATTGATGCTTCACAATCATCCAGCATCAATTTGA